One part of the Methylobacterium mesophilicum SR1.6/6 genome encodes these proteins:
- a CDS encoding efflux RND transporter periplasmic adaptor subunit: MDARNPLEQDEAVTAPSRRRRWPGLVVVLVLVGAVAGLAFAFPERARETASSLVGALTGLFAPGNPDPGLDVQKAGPVERIFRPTKEQRAAFEILPVATQVFRPEGSAEGRIALNDDDNVPVVSPYAGRVTKVLVRAGDDVKAGDVLLTLEATDMVQAQNDYQAALNNLQKQQALLKLDQTIAQRQQELFQAHATALKDYQSAQNDVIAAQSDLKTAEAALDAVKNRLRLLGKTDAEIAAYEKKGTMSPETQIRAPIPGTIVQRKVGIGQYLSASSDPVFVIGDLSTVWLVANVRESEIPKIRIGQEVEAKVAGFGARVFKARVNYMASSLDPATRRLAVRSEVDNPDRVLRPEMFATYTIVTGKGEPSPSVPVAAIVYEGDRTHVWVARPDGAIEARDVKLGLINGDNAQVVQGLRAGDQVVTRGALFIDRAATGDKAS; this comes from the coding sequence ATGGACGCCCGCAATCCGCTGGAACAGGACGAGGCCGTCACCGCACCGTCGCGCAGGCGGCGGTGGCCGGGGCTCGTGGTCGTCCTCGTGCTCGTCGGGGCCGTGGCCGGCCTCGCCTTCGCCTTTCCGGAGCGCGCCCGCGAGACTGCGTCGAGTCTGGTCGGTGCACTGACCGGCCTGTTCGCGCCGGGCAATCCCGATCCCGGCCTCGACGTGCAGAAGGCCGGCCCGGTGGAGCGGATCTTCCGCCCCACCAAGGAACAGCGCGCCGCCTTCGAGATCCTGCCGGTCGCCACGCAGGTGTTCCGCCCGGAAGGCTCCGCCGAGGGGCGGATCGCCCTCAACGACGACGACAACGTGCCGGTGGTCTCGCCCTATGCGGGCCGGGTGACCAAGGTCCTGGTGCGGGCGGGCGACGACGTGAAGGCCGGCGACGTGCTGCTGACGCTCGAGGCCACCGACATGGTCCAGGCGCAGAACGACTATCAGGCGGCCCTGAACAACCTCCAGAAGCAGCAGGCGCTCCTGAAGCTCGACCAGACCATCGCCCAGCGCCAGCAGGAGCTGTTCCAGGCCCACGCGACGGCGCTGAAGGATTACCAGTCGGCGCAGAACGACGTCATCGCGGCCCAGAGCGACCTGAAGACCGCCGAGGCCGCCCTCGACGCGGTGAAGAACCGGCTGCGGCTGCTGGGCAAGACCGACGCCGAGATCGCCGCCTACGAGAAGAAGGGCACGATGAGCCCGGAGACCCAGATCCGGGCGCCGATTCCCGGCACGATCGTGCAGCGGAAGGTAGGCATCGGCCAGTACCTCTCCGCGTCGAGCGACCCGGTCTTCGTGATCGGCGACCTGTCCACGGTGTGGCTCGTCGCCAACGTCCGCGAGAGCGAGATCCCGAAGATTCGCATCGGCCAGGAGGTCGAGGCCAAGGTGGCGGGCTTCGGCGCGCGGGTGTTCAAGGCCCGGGTGAACTACATGGCCTCCAGCCTCGACCCGGCGACCCGGCGGCTCGCGGTTCGCAGCGAGGTCGACAACCCAGACCGGGTCCTGCGCCCGGAGATGTTCGCCACCTACACGATCGTCACCGGCAAGGGCGAGCCGTCGCCCAGCGTGCCGGTCGCCGCCATCGTGTACGAGGGCGACCGCACCCACGTCTGGGTCGCCCGGCCGGACGGAGCCATCGAGGCGCGCGACGTCAAGCTCGGACTGATCAATGGCGACAACGCCCAGGTCGTCCAGGGCTTGCGCGCCGGCGACCAGGTCGTGACTCGCGGCGCCCTGTTCATCGACCGGGCAGCCACCGGCGACAAGGCGTCCTGA
- a CDS encoding CobW family GTP-binding protein, producing the protein MTDTSAASALSGSPASKIPVTVLTGYLGAGKTTLLNRILTENHGKRYAVIVNEFGEIGIDNDLVVGADEEVFEMNNGCVCCTVRGDLIRIMDGLVKRRGKFDAIIVETTGLADPAPVAQTFFVDQDVGEAARLDAVVTVADAKWLSDRLKDAPEARNQIAFADVILLNKSDLVAPADLDRVEAEIRTINPLAKLHRTQNCAVPLDAVLERNAFDLDRILDVEPDFLEEGHHHHHDSDIRSISAKIEGEVDPEKFMPWISNLTQVQGPDILRCKGIVAFPNEPKRFVFQGVHMILDGDVQGDWKPDEERVSRVVFIGRNLDEAAIRDGFEGCRA; encoded by the coding sequence ATGACCGATACGAGCGCTGCCTCCGCCCTGTCCGGATCCCCCGCCAGCAAGATCCCCGTGACCGTACTGACCGGCTATCTCGGCGCCGGCAAGACCACCCTCCTCAACCGCATCCTCACCGAGAACCACGGCAAGCGCTACGCCGTGATCGTCAACGAGTTCGGCGAGATCGGCATCGACAACGACCTCGTCGTGGGCGCTGACGAGGAAGTGTTCGAGATGAATAACGGCTGCGTCTGCTGCACCGTGCGGGGTGACCTGATCCGGATCATGGACGGGCTGGTGAAGCGCCGGGGCAAGTTCGACGCGATCATCGTCGAGACCACCGGTCTCGCCGACCCCGCCCCGGTGGCGCAGACCTTCTTCGTCGACCAGGACGTCGGCGAGGCCGCCCGGCTCGACGCCGTGGTGACGGTGGCCGACGCCAAGTGGCTCTCCGACCGCCTGAAGGACGCCCCCGAGGCGAGGAACCAGATCGCCTTCGCGGACGTGATCCTGCTCAACAAGAGCGACCTCGTGGCGCCGGCCGACCTCGACCGGGTCGAGGCCGAGATCCGCACCATCAATCCCCTGGCCAAGCTCCATCGCACGCAGAACTGCGCCGTGCCCCTCGACGCCGTGCTGGAGCGCAACGCCTTCGACCTCGACCGCATTCTCGACGTGGAGCCCGACTTCCTGGAGGAGGGGCACCACCACCATCACGATTCGGACATCCGCTCGATCTCGGCGAAGATCGAAGGGGAGGTCGATCCCGAGAAGTTCATGCCGTGGATCTCGAACCTGACGCAGGTCCAGGGGCCCGACATCCTGCGCTGCAAGGGGATCGTGGCCTTCCCGAACGAGCCGAAGCGCTTCGTCTTCCAGGGCGTGCACATGATCCTCGACGGCGACGTCCAGGGCGACTGGAAGCCGGACGAGGAGCGGGTCTCCCGGGTGGTGTTCATCGGGCGCAACCTCGACGAGGCGGCGATCCGGGACGGGTTCGAGGGCTGCCGGGCGTGA
- a CDS encoding O-antigen ligase family protein: MAYTAAPGAPVPSGAQAGIPLLAAVQGLAKALFAAFIFFACFAFSETSPYDAVALPTILLWLCLGVRLHRGMVPLLALLLLYLTAIVLALLPYLNEDFPVTWTIQLIYLSVTCIFFAMFFADDTHARMELALKAYTASCVFSAALGIVGYLQWLGIEDLFYKYDRASGTFQDPNVFGSFLTLGALYLMHGLLTGTARRPLASLVGLLVIVAGIFLSFSRGSWAGSGVAVLLMVGSVYAGSTSLRLRRRIVLLTVGTLVLGTVAVIALLSVDHVHKMFEIRASLAQDYDQGETGRFGNQLRGIAMLLERPFGMGPMHWRLVFGLEPHNSYIGSFANGGWLGGAVFIGLVLTTGVVGFRLLARPSPVRAHAQIVWPALLMFFLQAFQIDIEKWRHVYMMLGMVWALEAARLRAAPRQAGDA, encoded by the coding sequence ATGGCCTACACCGCAGCCCCCGGCGCGCCGGTCCCGTCCGGGGCGCAGGCGGGCATTCCCCTTCTGGCCGCCGTCCAGGGCTTGGCCAAGGCGCTGTTCGCGGCCTTCATCTTCTTCGCCTGCTTCGCCTTCTCGGAGACATCGCCCTACGATGCGGTGGCGCTGCCCACGATCCTGCTGTGGCTCTGCCTCGGCGTGCGCCTGCACCGGGGGATGGTGCCGCTGCTCGCGCTCCTGCTCCTCTACCTGACGGCGATCGTCCTGGCGCTGCTCCCGTATCTGAACGAGGATTTCCCGGTCACCTGGACCATCCAGCTCATCTACCTCTCGGTCACCTGCATCTTCTTCGCGATGTTCTTCGCGGACGACACGCATGCCCGGATGGAGCTGGCGCTCAAGGCCTACACGGCGAGCTGCGTGTTCTCGGCCGCGCTCGGCATCGTCGGCTACCTGCAGTGGCTCGGGATCGAGGACCTGTTCTACAAGTACGACCGCGCCTCCGGCACCTTCCAGGACCCGAACGTGTTCGGCTCGTTCCTGACGCTGGGCGCCCTCTACCTGATGCACGGCCTGCTCACCGGCACGGCCCGGCGGCCCCTGGCGTCGCTCGTCGGCCTGCTGGTCATCGTGGCCGGCATCTTCCTGTCGTTCTCGCGGGGCTCCTGGGCCGGCAGCGGGGTCGCCGTGCTGTTGATGGTGGGCTCGGTCTACGCGGGCAGCACCTCGCTGCGCCTGCGCCGCCGCATCGTGCTCCTGACCGTCGGGACCCTCGTGCTCGGCACGGTCGCGGTGATCGCCCTACTCTCGGTCGACCACGTGCACAAGATGTTCGAGATCCGCGCGTCCCTGGCGCAGGACTACGATCAGGGCGAGACCGGCCGCTTCGGCAACCAGCTGCGCGGCATCGCGATGCTGCTGGAGCGCCCGTTCGGGATGGGCCCGATGCACTGGCGGCTCGTCTTCGGGCTGGAGCCGCACAACTCCTACATCGGCTCCTTCGCCAACGGCGGCTGGCTCGGAGGCGCGGTGTTCATCGGCCTCGTGCTGACCACAGGCGTCGTCGGCTTCCGGCTGCTGGCGCGGCCCTCGCCGGTCCGGGCGCACGCACAGATCGTGTGGCCGGCTCTGCTGATGTTCTTCCTGCAGGCCTTCCAGATCGACATCGAGAAGTGGCGTCACGTCTACATGATGCTCGGCATGGTCTGGGCGCTGGAGGCGGCGCGGCTGCGTGCCGCGCCGCGGCAGGCCGGTGACGCTTGA
- a CDS encoding EthD family reductase, whose amino-acid sequence MILVSVMYPAGPSFDMGYYLGHHMPLVRERWSSLGLHEAKVVKGAGTPDGGAAPFQVMALLTFESVDAFKKAAAAHGEEIFADIPNFTQAQAQVQINDFAENP is encoded by the coding sequence ATGATCCTGGTGAGCGTGATGTACCCGGCCGGCCCGAGCTTCGACATGGGCTACTACCTCGGACACCACATGCCGCTGGTGCGCGAGCGCTGGTCGTCCCTCGGCCTGCACGAGGCCAAGGTGGTCAAGGGCGCCGGGACGCCCGACGGCGGCGCCGCCCCGTTCCAGGTGATGGCCCTGCTGACGTTCGAATCGGTCGACGCCTTCAAGAAGGCCGCGGCCGCCCATGGCGAGGAGATCTTCGCCGACATCCCGAACTTCACCCAGGCCCAGGCCCAGGTGCAGATCAACGACTTCGCGGAGAACCCGTGA
- a CDS encoding NAD(P)/FAD-dependent oxidoreductase, which translates to MVPVENESGLHRVVVVGGGAAGLQLVTKLGEKLGRGKRAHVTLVDRARTHIWKPLLHEVAAGSLDVGHHAVDYLHHAHIHGFRYRIGRMTGLDREARTIQLAASHDSEGREVTPERSVPYDTLVMAVGSTTNDFGTPGVAEHAIALDTQDQAVRFHQRLVNASLRAHTQEGPVRPGQLHVTVIGAGATGTELAAELHRTLRHVVSTGLDKIDPGKDIRITLVEAADRILPAVPQRLSAEVMQLLNKIGVDVRVRARVTEVRADGVQLADGTFIPSELVVWAAGVKAPPFLQGIGGLETTRTNQLVVTPTLQTTRDPDIFAVGDCAYLVEAGSDTPVPPRAQAAHQQASHLIGQIQAKIDGKPLKPFKYKDFGSLVSLGEYSTVGSLMGFVRGKNMLIAGLFARMMYRSLYKMHERALHGTAKTALDTLARALTRRTEPRVKLH; encoded by the coding sequence ATGGTACCCGTCGAGAACGAGTCCGGCCTGCATCGCGTCGTCGTGGTCGGCGGCGGCGCCGCCGGGCTGCAGCTGGTGACGAAGCTCGGCGAGAAGCTCGGACGCGGCAAGCGTGCGCACGTCACGCTGGTCGACCGCGCCCGCACGCACATCTGGAAGCCGCTGCTCCACGAGGTCGCGGCGGGCAGCCTCGATGTCGGCCATCACGCGGTCGATTACCTGCACCACGCCCACATCCACGGCTTCCGCTACCGGATCGGGCGCATGACCGGGCTCGACCGGGAGGCGCGCACGATCCAGCTCGCCGCGAGCCACGACTCGGAGGGGCGCGAGGTCACGCCGGAGCGCTCGGTGCCCTACGACACCCTGGTGATGGCGGTGGGCTCCACCACCAACGATTTCGGCACGCCGGGCGTGGCCGAGCACGCCATCGCCCTCGACACGCAGGACCAGGCGGTGCGCTTCCACCAGCGCCTCGTGAACGCGTCCCTGCGGGCGCACACCCAGGAGGGGCCGGTCCGGCCCGGCCAGCTCCACGTGACGGTGATCGGCGCCGGCGCCACCGGGACCGAACTCGCCGCCGAGCTGCACCGGACCCTTCGCCACGTGGTCTCGACCGGCCTCGACAAGATCGACCCGGGCAAGGACATCCGCATCACCCTGGTGGAGGCGGCCGATCGGATCCTGCCGGCGGTGCCGCAGCGCCTCTCGGCCGAGGTGATGCAGCTCCTCAACAAGATCGGCGTCGACGTCCGCGTGCGGGCGCGGGTGACCGAGGTGCGGGCCGACGGCGTGCAGCTCGCCGACGGGACCTTCATCCCGTCGGAGCTGGTGGTCTGGGCGGCCGGCGTGAAGGCGCCGCCGTTCCTCCAGGGCATCGGCGGCTTGGAGACCACGCGGACCAACCAGCTGGTCGTCACCCCGACGCTGCAGACCACCCGCGACCCCGACATCTTCGCGGTGGGCGACTGCGCCTACCTGGTCGAGGCCGGCTCCGACACGCCGGTGCCGCCCCGGGCCCAGGCGGCGCACCAGCAGGCGAGCCACCTGATCGGCCAGATCCAGGCCAAGATCGACGGCAAGCCGCTGAAACCCTTCAAGTACAAGGATTTCGGCTCGCTGGTCTCGCTCGGCGAGTACTCGACGGTGGGCAGCCTGATGGGCTTCGTCCGCGGCAAGAACATGCTGATCGCCGGCCTGTTCGCCCGGATGATGTACCGCTCGCTCTACAAGATGCATGAGCGGGCCCTCCACGGCACCGCCAAGACGGCGCTCGACACCCTGGCGCGCGCACTCACCCGCAGGACCGAGCCGCGGGTGAAGCTGCACTAG
- the maiA gene encoding maleylacetoacetate isomerase produces MHMYGNWRSAAAFRVRIALKLKGIPYEETFIDLDAGDQHKPEFRRINPQGAVPALFDGDGPPLTQSLAILDYLEETNGGVRLLPEEPRARARARSLAQVVACDTHPLYVPRVRTFLMEHYGLPRERMLDFLRNAFETGLRTLEARLGAEPGTGRFCQGDAVSHADLCLVSLWVGTGIFGIDTAAYPTVARIAEACLALPEVAEAHPLRQPGAPSA; encoded by the coding sequence ATGCACATGTACGGCAACTGGCGCTCAGCCGCGGCCTTCCGGGTGCGGATCGCCCTCAAGCTGAAGGGCATCCCGTACGAGGAGACCTTCATCGACCTCGACGCGGGCGACCAGCACAAGCCGGAGTTCCGCAGGATCAACCCGCAGGGCGCGGTCCCGGCCCTGTTCGACGGCGACGGGCCGCCGCTCACGCAGTCGCTGGCGATCCTCGATTACCTGGAGGAGACGAACGGCGGCGTGCGCCTCCTGCCCGAGGAGCCGCGGGCGCGGGCCCGGGCGCGCTCCCTGGCTCAGGTGGTCGCCTGCGACACGCACCCCCTCTACGTGCCGCGGGTGCGCACCTTCCTGATGGAGCATTACGGCCTGCCCCGGGAGCGGATGCTCGACTTCCTCCGCAACGCCTTCGAGACCGGCCTCAGGACCCTGGAGGCGCGCCTCGGTGCCGAGCCGGGGACCGGCCGGTTCTGCCAGGGCGACGCGGTGAGCCACGCGGATCTATGCCTCGTCAGCCTCTGGGTCGGCACCGGCATCTTCGGGATCGACACGGCGGCCTATCCCACGGTCGCACGGATCGCCGAGGCCTGTCTCGCCCTGCCGGAGGTCGCCGAGGCACACCCGTTGCGTCAGCCCGGAGCCCCGTCCGCGTGA
- the moaB gene encoding molybdenum cofactor biosynthesis protein B → MAEPSAARAFIPLHIAVLTVSDTRLAEDDRSGDTLSQRLTEAGHRLAGRAIVPDEIPAIRGQVEAWLRDPGIDVVITTGGTGFTGRDVTPEALEPLFEKRMDGFSAVFHRISYDKIGTSTLQSRATAGVARATYVFVLPGSPGACRDAWDGILAQQLDYRHRPCNFVEIMPRLDEHLRRGASISV, encoded by the coding sequence ATGGCCGAACCGTCCGCCGCCCGCGCCTTCATCCCCCTCCACATCGCGGTGCTCACCGTGTCGGATACCCGCTTGGCGGAGGACGACCGGTCGGGCGATACCCTGAGCCAGCGGCTCACGGAGGCCGGACACCGGCTGGCGGGCCGCGCCATCGTGCCGGACGAGATCCCGGCGATCCGCGGCCAGGTGGAGGCGTGGCTGCGCGACCCGGGCATCGACGTGGTGATCACCACCGGCGGCACCGGCTTCACCGGCCGCGACGTCACGCCGGAGGCACTGGAGCCGCTGTTCGAGAAGCGCATGGACGGGTTCTCGGCGGTGTTCCACCGCATCTCGTATGACAAGATCGGCACCTCGACCCTGCAGTCCCGGGCGACCGCCGGGGTGGCGCGGGCGACCTACGTGTTCGTGCTGCCGGGTTCGCCCGGCGCCTGCCGGGACGCCTGGGACGGGATCCTGGCCCAGCAGCTCGACTACCGGCACCGGCCCTGCAACTTCGTGGAGATCATGCCGCGACTCGACGAGCACCTGCGACGGGGGGCGAGCATTTCGGTTTGA
- a CDS encoding amino acid permease, whose protein sequence is MDSSGLMGRKSVDDILESGEGEQQLSKSLGALSITAMGIGAIIGAGIFVLTGTAAAQYAGPGIMLSFVLGGIACAFVGLCYSEMAALIPVAGSSYTYTYATLGEFFAWLIGWDLILEYAMGAATVAVGWSGYVTSILKDVGIVIPAQFAHAPGTPIDGGGTALFNLPAVVIVALITILLMRGTKESARFNNIMVAVKLTVVVAFIALGWGHVDTANWKPLIPDNDGTFGHFGYSGILRGAGVVFFAFIGFDAVSTAAQEARRPQKDMPIGILGSLAVCTILYVLVAAVLTGLVPYKELNVPDPIAKGVDVIGIGWFSLLIKLGALTGLTTVILVLLYGQSRIFFTMAQDGLLPKMFSHVHPTYQTPYRSQALIGAAVALVAALVPINILGEMVSIGTLAAFILVCGSVIYLRRTDRHMKRPFKAPAVPVVPILGILFCLLLMIGLPLDTWLRLVIWMAIGLLVYFFYGRKHSVLRRKEGTAA, encoded by the coding sequence ATGGATTCGTCGGGCCTGATGGGGCGCAAATCGGTCGACGACATCCTCGAGAGCGGCGAGGGCGAGCAGCAGCTCTCGAAATCGCTGGGTGCCCTCTCGATCACCGCCATGGGCATCGGCGCGATCATCGGTGCCGGCATCTTCGTCCTCACCGGCACGGCGGCGGCGCAATATGCCGGGCCGGGGATCATGCTGTCCTTCGTGCTCGGCGGCATCGCCTGCGCGTTCGTGGGCCTCTGCTACTCCGAGATGGCGGCGCTGATCCCGGTGGCGGGGTCGAGCTACACCTACACCTACGCGACGCTGGGCGAGTTCTTCGCGTGGCTGATCGGCTGGGATCTGATCCTCGAATACGCCATGGGAGCCGCTACGGTGGCGGTGGGCTGGTCGGGCTACGTGACCAGCATCCTGAAGGATGTCGGGATCGTGATCCCGGCCCAGTTCGCCCACGCGCCGGGCACCCCCATCGACGGCGGCGGCACCGCCCTGTTCAACCTGCCGGCGGTGGTGATCGTGGCGCTGATCACGATCCTGCTGATGCGCGGCACCAAGGAATCGGCCCGCTTCAACAACATCATGGTGGCGGTGAAGCTCACCGTGGTGGTGGCGTTCATCGCGCTGGGCTGGGGCCATGTCGACACGGCGAACTGGAAGCCGCTGATCCCCGACAACGACGGTACCTTCGGGCATTTCGGCTACAGCGGCATCCTGCGCGGCGCGGGTGTGGTATTCTTCGCCTTCATCGGCTTCGATGCGGTCTCCACCGCCGCCCAGGAGGCGCGCCGGCCGCAGAAGGACATGCCGATCGGCATCCTGGGCTCGCTGGCGGTCTGCACGATCCTCTACGTGCTGGTGGCGGCGGTGCTGACCGGCCTCGTCCCCTACAAGGAGCTCAACGTCCCCGACCCGATCGCCAAGGGCGTCGACGTCATCGGCATCGGCTGGTTCTCCCTGCTGATCAAGCTCGGGGCGCTGACCGGCCTGACCACCGTGATCCTGGTCCTGCTCTACGGCCAGAGCCGGATCTTCTTCACCATGGCGCAGGACGGCCTGCTGCCGAAGATGTTCTCCCACGTGCACCCGACCTACCAGACACCCTACCGCAGCCAGGCGCTGATCGGGGCCGCGGTCGCCCTGGTGGCGGCGCTGGTGCCGATCAACATCCTGGGCGAGATGGTCAGCATCGGGACGCTGGCGGCCTTCATCCTGGTCTGCGGATCGGTGATCTACCTGCGGCGCACCGACCGCCACATGAAGCGCCCGTTCAAGGCGCCCGCCGTGCCGGTGGTGCCGATCCTCGGCATCCTGTTCTGCCTGCTGCTGATGATCGGCCTGCCGCTCGATACGTGGCTGCGGCTGGTGATCTGGATGGCGATCGGATTGCTCGTGTATTTCTTCTACGGGCGGAAGCACTCGGTCCTGCGCCGGAAAGAGGGGACTGCGGCGTAG
- a CDS encoding PA0069 family radical SAM protein: protein MTPKGDAVGTSATRRLGASTPPEQARRGRGSTANPTGRFEAARREAFHDAEWAPDDPTPLRTQVTPERSARIIARNTSPDIPFDRSINPYRGCEHGCIYCYARPTHAWLGLSPGLDFESRIFSKPDAPRLLARELAAPGYQPETIALGTATDPYQPAEREHRITHGILDVLREARHPVGITTKSDLVLRDLDILAEMAARDLVLVAVSLPTLDPDLARRLDPRAPRPEKRLAAMRRLAEAGVPVMINVSPIIPGLTDHEIEAILDRARESGASRIGYALLRLPGEVADLVADWFSEHYPERKERAFGLLRQSRGGRENDPRFGHRFRGEGAYASMIGQRVRLAGTRLGFAFGRMTLNRDAFRRPGEQLTLL, encoded by the coding sequence ATGACGCCGAAAGGGGACGCGGTCGGCACGAGCGCGACGCGACGGCTCGGTGCGAGCACGCCGCCGGAACAGGCTCGGCGCGGTCGCGGTTCGACCGCCAATCCCACCGGCCGGTTCGAGGCAGCCCGGCGAGAGGCGTTCCACGATGCCGAGTGGGCGCCGGATGATCCGACGCCCCTGCGCACGCAGGTGACGCCGGAACGATCCGCCCGGATCATCGCCCGCAACACGTCGCCCGACATCCCGTTCGACCGGTCGATCAACCCGTATCGCGGCTGCGAGCACGGCTGCATCTACTGCTACGCGCGGCCGACCCACGCGTGGCTCGGCCTGTCGCCGGGGCTCGACTTCGAATCGCGGATCTTCAGCAAACCGGACGCGCCCCGGCTCCTCGCCCGCGAGCTCGCGGCGCCGGGCTACCAACCGGAGACGATCGCCCTCGGCACCGCCACCGACCCCTACCAGCCGGCCGAGCGCGAGCACCGCATCACCCACGGGATCCTCGACGTGCTCCGCGAGGCGCGGCACCCCGTCGGCATCACCACGAAATCGGACCTCGTCCTGCGCGATCTCGACATCCTGGCCGAGATGGCCGCGCGCGATCTCGTCCTCGTGGCGGTCTCGCTGCCGACCCTGGATCCGGACCTCGCGCGGCGCCTCGATCCCCGGGCGCCCCGGCCGGAGAAGCGGCTCGCCGCGATGCGCCGGCTGGCCGAGGCGGGCGTGCCCGTGATGATCAACGTCTCGCCGATCATTCCAGGCCTGACCGACCATGAGATCGAGGCGATCCTGGACCGCGCCCGGGAGAGCGGCGCGAGCCGGATCGGCTACGCGCTCCTGCGGCTCCCGGGGGAGGTGGCCGACCTCGTCGCCGATTGGTTCTCCGAGCATTATCCCGAGCGCAAGGAACGCGCCTTCGGGTTGCTGCGGCAGTCCCGGGGCGGCCGCGAGAACGATCCCCGCTTCGGTCACCGCTTCCGCGGCGAGGGTGCCTACGCGTCGATGATCGGGCAGCGCGTGCGGCTTGCCGGCACCCGGCTCGGCTTCGCGTTCGGGCGGATGACGCTGAACCGGGACGCCTTCCGCAGGCCGGGGGAGCAACTGACGCTGCTCTGA
- a CDS encoding ribonuclease HII: MPPAPKPSAPRPLNPRPPSFKPSARKPPATDTPFDPAQAARYPAVIGCDEVGRGALCGPVIVAAVWFDPAALPPTLLGALDDSKRLLEPVRARLAPLIRTHAHVAVAAGSRALIDRINIRAATLDAMARAVGRLGIAAPVLVDGRDALPGLPGGAVVGGDRLVPQIAAASIVAKVFRDALMRRLAERHPGYGWERNVGYGTQLHRAGLTKLGRSPHHRLSFTRGFER, translated from the coding sequence ATGCCGCCCGCTCCCAAGCCGTCCGCTCCCAGGCCGCTCAATCCCAGGCCGCCGAGTTTCAAGCCGAGTGCTCGGAAGCCGCCCGCCACCGACACTCCGTTCGATCCGGCCCAGGCGGCCAGATATCCCGCCGTCATCGGCTGCGACGAGGTCGGGCGCGGCGCACTCTGCGGCCCGGTGATCGTGGCCGCGGTCTGGTTCGACCCCGCGGCGCTCCCGCCGACCCTGCTCGGCGCCCTCGACGACAGCAAGCGCCTGCTCGAGCCGGTCCGTGCCCGGCTGGCGCCGCTGATCCGCACCCATGCGCACGTAGCGGTGGCGGCGGGCTCGCGGGCGCTGATCGATCGGATCAACATCCGCGCCGCGACGCTGGACGCCATGGCGCGCGCGGTGGGCCGCCTCGGGATCGCGGCGCCGGTCCTGGTTGACGGTCGGGATGCCCTGCCCGGGCTTCCCGGCGGGGCGGTGGTCGGCGGGGACCGGCTCGTGCCGCAGATCGCCGCCGCCTCGATCGTCGCCAAGGTCTTCCGCGACGCCCTGATGCGGCGCCTCGCCGAGCGCCACCCCGGTTACGGCTGGGAGCGGAATGTCGGCTACGGCACGCAGCTCCACCGGGCCGGCCTGACGAAGCTCGGCCGCAGCCCGCATCACCGGCTGAGCTTCACCCGGGGCTTCGAACGCTGA